From one Lasioglossum baleicum unplaced genomic scaffold, iyLasBale1 scaffold0285, whole genome shotgun sequence genomic stretch:
- the LOC143220160 gene encoding uncharacterized protein LOC143220160 codes for MFRQVLIHSKDRKYQCILWKNETSGNLEAYELNTLTYGTACAPYLSMRVIQEVNTLEGSAYPLASPILSNSIYVDDVFMGASDKQLLEQTRVEVCQLLALGGFHLRKWAGNSAQILRNIPESIHSHAVDLRIFNDSELKILGIRWIPSDDAFYFDLKKFAVRQSKLSKRELLSEIATLFDPLGWLSPIVIRAKILMQQQWLEKINWDDNVSDATRNTWNTFCVDWRALNAMRIPRWIQYAPDTLEVQLHGFSDASRAAYSCAVYVRVKTSTGETHSTLLTAKSRVAPLKTVSIPILELNGALMLAQLMAHVTQSISIPVNRAVCWTDSTIVLAWLRKHPATWKTTVANRTSAIHTSLPNALWKHVPTQFNPADLNSRGVSADSLLSSTLWKEGPSWLKRDEESWPVQPLSYETEEERSKTNVHSTTTIDDWDVLSRSSSWQRTIRVFGYVRRFINAVRTQT; via the coding sequence ATGTTCCGGCAAGTTCTGATTCACTCCAAAGATCGCAAGTATCAATGCATCTTGTGGAAAAATGAAACATCCGGTAATCTCGAAGCGTACGAATTAAACACGCTCACCTACGGAACCGCGTGTGCCCCGTACCTATCAATGCGGGTAATCCAAGAAGTAAACACGCTGGAAGGTTCGGCTTATCCCCTCGCTTCCCCGATCCTTAGTAACAGCATCTATGTCGATGACGTATTCATGGGAGCGTCAGACAAACAGCTGCTCGAACAGACAAGAGTAGAAGTCTGTCAGCTGTTAGCTCTAGGTGGATTCCACCTACGAAAATGGGCAGGCAATAGCGCGCAGATTTTGCGTAATATTCCCGAGTCCATTCATTCCCATGCTGTTGATCTACGCATATTCAACGATTCGGAGTTGAAAATCCTCGGCATCAGGTGGATCCCCTCGGACGACgcgttttatttcgatttaaaaaaattcgcgGTTAGGCAAAGTAAACTTAGCAAACGTGAACTATTGTCGGAAATTGCTACGCTATTCGACCCTCTCGGTTGGTTGTCTCCAATTGTAATTCGCGCTAAGATTTTGATGCAACAGCAATGGCTTGAGAAGATCAATTGGGATGACAATGTATCGGACGCCACTCGTAACACCTGGAATACCTTTTGCGTGGACTGGCGTGCTTTAAACGCCATGAGGATACCGCGATGGATTCAATACGCCCCTGATACGCTCGAAGTTCAATTGCATGGCTTCAGCGATGCGTCCCGCGCAGCTTACTCGTGTGCAGTTTATGTACGAGTGAAGACGTCCACTGGCGAAACGCACTCCACGCTGCtcacagcaaaatcgagagtagcGCCCTTAAAAACCGTCTCCATCCCAATTTTGGAGCTGAATGGAGCATTGATGTTGGCACAACTGATGGCTCACGTAACGCAGTCGATCTCTATCCCAGTAAATCGGGCAGTTTGTTGGACAGACTCAACGATTGTTCTTGCGTGGCTACGGAAACACCCGGCTACTTGGAAAACCACGGTGGCGAACAGGACGTCCGCCATCCACACTTCGTTGCCGAATGCACTTTGGAAACACGTACCCACGCAATTTAACCCAGCAGATTTAAATTCTCGTGGCGTGAGCGCTGACAGTCTACTGTCATCGACGCTTTGGAAAGAGGGACCGTCGTGGCTAAAGAGAGACGAAGAATCATGGCCAGTTCAGCCCCTGTCCTACGAAACGGAGGAAGAAAGAAGCAAAACTAACGTTCACAGCACAACAACCATCGATGACTGGGACGTTCTGTCTCGGTCCTCGAGCTGGCAACGAACGATCCGCGTATTCGGCTATGTGCGACGATTTATCAACGCAGTGCGAACGCAAAC